The DNA region GCCATTGGCGACGTGGGGTGGGTGCTCCGGGAGTTTGATGCGCGAGAGCACCGATATGGCTTCGGCGAGTTCCTCGGATTTTTCGGCCTGGGCACCGGCGAGGTACGAGGCTTCGAGGCCGCGGGTGTCGTACTTGCCTTCCGACTTGCACTCGGAGTCGGTGGCGTAGTCGCGCGCTTCTTTGGCGGCGTTGGTGAGTTTTTCCAAGTCGGCTTCGAGGCGTGCGATGACTTGGTCGACGAGCGATTGTTTATCGATCATGAGATTGGCGTGATGTGCTAGATGGTGTTGCCCTTGCTGGCGTTGCACGTGCGGCAGAGCAGTTGGATGTTGCGTTCGGTGGCGCTGCCGCCTTTGGAGAATGGGATGATGTGGTCGAACTCGAGGTTTTCGTTGTCGCCGCACGAGACGCAGCGTCCGCCGTCGCGTTGCCAGACAAAGAT from Sulfuriroseicoccus oceanibius includes:
- a CDS encoding transcription elongation factor, which encodes MIDKQSLVDQVIARLEADLEKLTNAAKEARDYATDSECKSEGKYDTRGLEASYLAGAQAEKSEELAEAISVLSRIKLPEHPPHVANGTLVVVSDVTSGEDDAYFILPAGGGIELETELSEHPTTVITPQSPRGEELVNHSPGDFLDGGDRFISEVI